One genomic region from Candidatus Rokuibacteriota bacterium encodes:
- a CDS encoding aminotransferase class III-fold pyridoxal phosphate-dependent enzyme — protein MSLRSRFERQFASSEKLSARAQAVIPGGITHDGRFMRPFPPYFSRALGSRKWDVDGREYIDYWMGHGALILGHGYPAVVKALRDHAELGLHYGGCHEFEVQWAELVCRLVPCADQVRFTNSGSEAVHLATRLARAFTGRSKIVKFAGHFHGWHDTLMLGVDLPFDTPPTIGLPEMTPQEVLLCPQGDADAFAALLARDDIAGVILEPSGASFGTIPIRPAFVKQVRQMTTERRIPLIFDEVVTGFRYAVGGAQQYYGVTPELAAFGKIVSGGLTAGAVAGRADIMGQLAYTADAERNRYRRVAHRGTFSASPIVAAAGIATLEAIADGTAIAQAAARGAALREALNATIDRHGLPMAAYGDVSSFHLCLDHHGVVASAKQFDAFAVDAAILKGAKTETVHAFRMAMLLNGVDTMRQSGLLSSAHTGSDVERTVTAFDQALTDLQNERLIG, from the coding sequence ATGAGTCTGCGCAGTCGTTTCGAGCGGCAATTCGCGAGCTCCGAGAAGCTCTCCGCTCGCGCGCAAGCGGTGATCCCCGGCGGCATCACCCACGACGGCCGGTTCATGCGGCCGTTCCCGCCGTACTTCTCGCGAGCCCTCGGCTCGAGGAAGTGGGACGTCGACGGGCGCGAGTACATCGACTACTGGATGGGGCACGGCGCGCTGATCCTGGGCCACGGATATCCCGCCGTCGTCAAGGCACTGCGCGACCACGCCGAGCTGGGCCTGCACTACGGCGGCTGTCATGAATTCGAAGTGCAGTGGGCCGAGCTGGTCTGCCGCCTCGTGCCCTGTGCGGACCAGGTCCGGTTCACCAATTCGGGATCGGAGGCGGTCCACCTGGCGACGCGCCTGGCGCGCGCCTTCACCGGCCGCAGCAAGATCGTGAAGTTCGCCGGCCACTTCCACGGCTGGCACGACACGCTCATGCTCGGCGTCGACCTTCCCTTCGACACGCCGCCGACGATCGGGCTCCCGGAGATGACGCCGCAGGAGGTGTTGCTGTGCCCGCAGGGAGATGCCGACGCGTTCGCCGCGCTCCTGGCCCGTGACGATATCGCCGGCGTGATCTTGGAGCCGTCGGGCGCGTCGTTCGGCACGATCCCGATCCGTCCCGCGTTCGTCAAGCAGGTGCGCCAGATGACGACCGAGCGCCGGATCCCGCTGATCTTCGACGAGGTCGTGACGGGGTTCCGGTACGCCGTCGGCGGCGCGCAGCAGTACTACGGCGTCACGCCGGAGCTGGCCGCGTTCGGCAAGATCGTCTCCGGTGGCCTCACGGCCGGCGCCGTCGCCGGACGCGCCGACATCATGGGCCAACTGGCGTACACCGCGGACGCCGAGCGGAACCGGTACCGTCGCGTCGCTCACCGCGGGACCTTCAGCGCCAGCCCCATCGTGGCCGCCGCCGGCATCGCGACCCTTGAGGCCATCGCCGACGGCACCGCCATCGCGCAGGCGGCCGCCCGCGGAGCTGCGCTGCGGGAGGCGCTCAACGCGACCATCGATCGGCACGGACTGCCGATGGCCGCCTACGGCGACGTGTCGAGCTTCCACCTCTGCCTGGATCATCACGGCGTGGTGGCGTCGGCCAAGCAGTTCGACGCGTTCGCCGTGGATGCCGCGATCCTCAAGGGCGCGAAGACGGAGACCGTGCACGCCTTCCGCATGGCCATGCTGCTCAACGGTGTCGACACCATGCGCCAGTCCGGACTCCTGTCATCGGCGCACACCGGCTCGGATGTCGAGCGGACCGTGACGGCCTTCGATCAGGCGCTCACCGATCTCCAGAACGAACGTCTCATCGGATAG
- a CDS encoding transporter substrate-binding domain-containing protein, with translation MPTDCRWFSRVPALAALVALAGALLLPPAGETQSTLGEIKKRDKMIVGVKTDFPPFGSVDASGKNTGFDIDVAYELGKAMLGNPSKVELVSVTSGNRIPYLQSGKIDIIVATVTINDERKKVVEFSEPYFLSGALILVPKASPINDVKDLNGKKAAIIQGAITDADLAELAPQATRLKYGKVTEAVLAVKAGHADAFVQDDILILKLAKENPDMRAAGKPFYPRGYGIAVRKGDVEFINWVNTQLKRMRADGTYERIWKKHLTEFEASLVKP, from the coding sequence ATGCCGACCGATTGCCGGTGGTTCTCGCGGGTCCCCGCTCTTGCCGCCCTCGTCGCCCTCGCCGGCGCGCTGCTGCTGCCGCCCGCCGGCGAGACGCAGTCCACGCTCGGAGAAATCAAGAAGCGCGACAAGATGATCGTGGGCGTGAAGACCGATTTCCCGCCCTTCGGCTCCGTCGACGCCTCGGGCAAGAACACCGGGTTCGACATCGACGTCGCCTACGAGCTGGGCAAGGCGATGCTCGGCAACCCCAGCAAGGTCGAGCTCGTGTCCGTCACCTCCGGCAACCGCATCCCGTATCTCCAGTCGGGGAAGATCGACATCATCGTCGCCACCGTCACCATCAACGACGAGCGCAAGAAGGTGGTCGAATTCTCCGAGCCCTACTTCCTGTCCGGCGCCCTGATCCTCGTCCCCAAGGCGAGCCCCATCAACGACGTGAAGGACCTCAACGGCAAGAAGGCGGCGATCATCCAGGGCGCCATCACCGACGCCGACCTCGCCGAGCTGGCGCCGCAGGCCACGCGGCTGAAGTACGGCAAGGTCACGGAGGCCGTGCTGGCCGTGAAGGCCGGCCACGCCGACGCGTTCGTCCAGGACGACATCCTCATCCTGAAGCTCGCCAAGGAGAATCCTGACATGCGGGCCGCCGGCAAGCCGTTCTACCCGCGCGGGTACGGCATCGCGGTCAGGAAGGGCGACGTGGAGTTCATCAATTGGGTGAACACGCAGCTCAAGCGGATGCGCGCGGACGGCACGTACGAGCGCATCTGGAAGAAGCACCTCACGGAGTTCGAAGCGAGCCTCGTGAAGCCGTAA
- a CDS encoding ketopantoate reductase C-terminal domain-containing protein: MKGRRTEINYLNGYVSEQGRQVGVKTPFNDKIVELVNAPGVGLLKPDPKNLDPLWALVPQ; this comes from the coding sequence GATGAAGGGGCGCCGCACCGAGATCAACTATCTCAACGGCTACGTCTCGGAGCAGGGCAGGCAGGTCGGCGTCAAGACGCCCTTCAACGACAAGATCGTCGAGCTGGTCAACGCCCCCGGCGTCGGCCTCCTCAAGCCCGATCCGAAGAACCTCGACCCCCTCTGGGCCCTGGTGCCGCAGTAG
- a CDS encoding YbhB/YbcL family Raf kinase inhibitor-like protein yields MYAHWVVVNIPPGVTELPLDAGNPASGKLPAGALQVRTDFGRPSYGGPCPPPGDHPHRYLFTVFAVSMDTLPVTADTSAAVVSFYLNFNTLTKASLMGLFKR; encoded by the coding sequence ATCTACGCTCACTGGGTCGTCGTCAACATTCCGCCGGGCGTGACGGAGCTACCGCTCGACGCCGGCAACCCCGCGAGCGGCAAGCTACCGGCGGGCGCGCTGCAGGTGCGAACCGACTTCGGCCGGCCCAGCTATGGCGGGCCGTGCCCGCCGCCGGGCGACCATCCGCACCGCTACCTCTTCACCGTGTTCGCCGTGTCGATGGACACCCTGCCCGTCACGGCCGACACCTCGGCCGCGGTCGTGAGCTTCTACCTGAACTTCAACACGCTGACCAAGGCGTCGTTGATGGGCCTGTTCAAGCGCTGA
- a CDS encoding amino acid ABC transporter ATP-binding protein, with protein MISFKGVNKWFGAFHVLKDIDLEIAAGEVVVICGPSGSGKSTLIRCINRLESVQSGEIVVDGHRLLDRHLDVPRFRAEIGMVFQQFNLYPHMSALDNITLAPRNVRRLPAAHAAKIARDLLAKVGIPEKETAYPSQLSGGQQQRVAIARALAMQPKIMLFDEPTSALDPEMINEVLDVMVGLAREGMTMVVVTHEMGFAKRVASHIAFMDEGRIVEEAPPARFFEHPASDRARLFLSKILSH; from the coding sequence ATGATCAGCTTCAAGGGAGTCAACAAGTGGTTCGGGGCCTTCCACGTCCTGAAGGACATCGATCTAGAGATCGCGGCCGGCGAGGTCGTCGTGATCTGCGGGCCGAGCGGCTCCGGCAAGAGCACGCTCATCCGCTGCATCAATCGCCTTGAGTCCGTCCAGTCGGGGGAGATCGTGGTCGACGGCCATCGCCTGCTCGACCGGCACCTGGACGTCCCGCGGTTCCGCGCCGAGATCGGCATGGTGTTCCAGCAGTTCAACCTCTACCCGCACATGTCGGCGCTCGACAACATCACACTGGCGCCGCGGAACGTCCGGCGGCTGCCCGCCGCGCACGCGGCGAAGATCGCGCGCGATCTGCTCGCCAAGGTCGGCATCCCGGAAAAGGAAACCGCCTACCCGTCCCAGCTCTCCGGCGGTCAGCAGCAACGGGTGGCGATCGCCCGCGCGCTGGCGATGCAGCCCAAGATCATGCTCTTCGACGAGCCGACGTCCGCCCTCGACCCCGAGATGATCAACGAGGTGCTCGACGTCATGGTCGGGCTCGCGCGGGAAGGCATGACGATGGTGGTCGTCACGCACGAGATGGGATTCGCGAAGCGCGTGGCCAGCCACATCGCGTTCATGGACGAGGGGCGCATCGTCGAAGAGGCGCCCCCGGCCCGGTTCTTCGAGCATCCCGCGAGCGACCGCGCGCGGCTCTTCCTCAGCAAGATCCTGAGCCACTGA
- a CDS encoding CBS domain-containing protein: MEESRKLKEDLVTARELMTENPATLTAQASLAEAWDLMRELEIRHVPVIQDGALVGMLSDRDLARVDIASLLMAEGAGAAGQDLGTPIAGLMSTDVIFVQPETELSDVIDLLVESRVGALPVIDPDTRAVVGIVSYIDVLRALRDQLEEQ, encoded by the coding sequence ATGGAAGAATCCCGGAAGCTCAAGGAGGATCTCGTGACGGCACGCGAGTTGATGACTGAGAATCCCGCGACATTGACCGCCCAGGCCAGCCTCGCTGAGGCCTGGGATCTGATGCGAGAGCTGGAGATCCGCCATGTGCCGGTCATCCAGGACGGCGCGCTCGTCGGCATGCTGAGCGATCGTGATCTCGCCCGCGTGGATATCGCCAGCCTGCTCATGGCAGAAGGCGCGGGCGCGGCCGGCCAGGATCTCGGCACGCCCATCGCCGGCCTCATGAGCACGGACGTGATTTTTGTGCAGCCGGAGACCGAGCTGAGCGATGTCATAGATCTCTTGGTCGAGTCCAGGGTCGGCGCGCTCCCGGTGATCGATCCGGACACTCGGGCCGTGGTGGGCATCGTCAGCTACATCGACGTCCTTCGGGCTCTGCGAGACCAACTCGAGGAGCAGTAA
- a CDS encoding amino acid ABC transporter permease, protein MRWQVILQSLPYLLEGVRATLLLSGTVLVTGTVLGLTWGLLRVFPVIALQRFMTGVVEGVRSVPLLLQMFFIFFGLPALGVQTPVFLSAVLAMTLWMGANLAEVIRGAIESIPRGQLEAGVSTGLTYAQAMRSIILPQALRRMLPPFVGLCTILIKDTSIAAIIGVFELTRAAQETIERTFRTFELYFVVLVMYFLICFPLTSLSRSLERRLGGPDHPRATLATMAVSR, encoded by the coding sequence ATGCGCTGGCAGGTCATCCTCCAGAGTCTTCCCTACCTGCTCGAGGGCGTGCGGGCGACGCTCCTGCTGTCGGGCACGGTCCTCGTGACCGGCACCGTGCTCGGTCTGACGTGGGGCCTCCTGCGGGTCTTTCCCGTGATCGCGCTCCAGCGGTTCATGACGGGCGTGGTGGAAGGCGTGCGCTCGGTGCCGCTCCTGCTCCAGATGTTCTTCATCTTCTTCGGGCTGCCGGCGCTCGGCGTCCAGACCCCGGTCTTTCTGTCCGCGGTGCTCGCGATGACGCTGTGGATGGGCGCGAATCTCGCCGAGGTCATCCGCGGCGCGATCGAATCGATCCCGCGCGGCCAGCTCGAGGCGGGGGTGTCGACCGGCCTCACGTACGCGCAGGCGATGCGGTCCATCATCCTGCCGCAGGCGCTGCGGCGCATGCTGCCGCCGTTCGTCGGCCTCTGCACCATCCTGATCAAGGACACGTCGATCGCCGCGATCATCGGCGTCTTCGAGCTGACGCGGGCGGCGCAAGAGACGATCGAGCGGACGTTCAGGACCTTCGAGCTCTACTTCGTCGTGCTCGTGATGTATTTCCTCATCTGCTTTCCGCTCACGTCGCTCTCCCGGTCGCTCGAGCGCCGTCTCGGCGGGCCCGATCACCCGCGGGCCACGCTCGCGACCATGGCGGTCTCTCGATGA
- a CDS encoding twin-arginine translocation signal domain-containing protein, with amino-acid sequence MIDRRTFLAGTGAVLLAAPLGAEVQQAGKVWRIGY; translated from the coding sequence GTGATAGACCGTCGCACGTTTCTGGCTGGCACGGGTGCGGTGCTCCTTGCTGCGCCGCTCGGCGCCGAGGTGCAGCAGGCGGGGAAGGTGTGGCGCATCGGCTACTGA
- a CDS encoding amino acid ABC transporter permease → MKAYEFHFVEVWKALPYLTEGAALTIGISFLAMLLGLVVGLALALTSQGSLRVGRWAVSVYVEIFRNTPLLIQIFFIYFGLPLVLVKLPAFASGLLALTLYSAAYNAEVFRAGLEAVPRGQREAARSTGLTVWQEARHVIVPQALRISFPALGNNLVSLVKNSSLVSAIGMVELMFVANDISFNNFRSFEVYGAAVVYYMVIILLLSRGLALVEHRLQKSLA, encoded by the coding sequence GTGAAGGCCTACGAGTTCCACTTCGTCGAGGTCTGGAAGGCGCTGCCTTATCTCACGGAGGGGGCGGCGCTCACCATCGGCATCTCCTTCTTGGCCATGCTGCTCGGCCTGGTCGTCGGGCTCGCCCTCGCCCTGACATCGCAGGGATCCCTTCGCGTCGGCCGGTGGGCCGTCAGCGTCTACGTCGAGATCTTCAGAAACACGCCGCTCCTGATTCAGATCTTCTTCATCTACTTCGGCCTGCCGCTCGTCCTCGTGAAGCTGCCGGCCTTCGCCTCGGGACTCCTGGCGCTGACGCTGTACAGCGCGGCCTACAACGCGGAAGTCTTCCGCGCCGGTCTAGAGGCGGTGCCGCGCGGCCAGCGCGAGGCGGCGCGGTCCACGGGCCTGACCGTCTGGCAGGAGGCGCGGCACGTCATCGTCCCGCAGGCGTTGCGGATCTCCTTCCCCGCGCTCGGCAACAACCTCGTCTCGCTGGTGAAGAACTCCTCGCTCGTCTCCGCCATCGGGATGGTGGAGCTGATGTTCGTCGCCAACGACATCTCGTTCAACAACTTCCGCTCGTTCGAAGTCTACGGCGCCGCCGTCGTCTACTACATGGTCATCATTCTCCTGCTCTCGCGGGGCCTCGCGCTCGTGGAGCATCGCCTACAGAAGTCCCTCGCCTGA